The Atribacteraceae bacterium genomic interval ACCGTTATGAGGAATCGGAGTGACGTCCTTGATGGACTTGATGATCAAACCGGTCGCCTGGAGTGAGCGTATGGCGGTCTCCCGGCCTGACCCCGGACCCTTTACCAGGACTTCGATTTCCCGCAAACCCTGATCCATGGCCTTCCGGGCAGCCGATTCTGCTGCCAGTTGAGCGGCAAAAGGAGTTCCCTTTTTAGT includes:
- the rpsK gene encoding 30S ribosomal protein S11, with the translated sequence MAERARGKRKEKRIIRDGVAHIKSTFNNTTICISDCQGNVISWATGGNSGFKGTKKGTPFAAQLAAESAARKAMDQGLREIEVLVKGPGSGRETAIRSLQATGLIIKSIKDVTPIPHNGCRPPKQRRV